A stretch of the Uranotaenia lowii strain MFRU-FL chromosome 3, ASM2978415v1, whole genome shotgun sequence genome encodes the following:
- the LOC129752744 gene encoding uncharacterized protein LOC129752744 — translation MPKTKSDERVEDAIIRRKAILTNLSDVERCTREFNVDRDVGRLQVRQDLVDRIYDQFQKTQTVIEKWDGPDRLEMRLAERSTIEKRFCEVKAFLLNNIPERLSSSTSAEPTAPTSTAMFHLRLPKIDLPRFDGDFSRWLSFRDTFKSMVHSNPDVPSVAKLQYLLQSLEGEAKKPFESVNVEADNYLITWEALMKRYDNQRYLKRQLFRAMYDLQPLRKESSKDLHALTDDFDRHVKAMAKLGEPVGYWDTPLVNLLCYKLDPTTLRAWEEKTSDLRDITYQELIDFLYSRAMMLKTIVSEEQRNLQAIPARMTGSQPKNAFRLVANPVASDPKPDLPVCVVCSERHHLFRCRKFASFSPYNRRHVVTSHRLCWNCFNSGHLSRSCSSRHTCRFCNGKHHSLLHDAVKTTNFNSVPKPTSLSSSPPLPAPQRNTAPPDADPQPSTSSQQVCMTVQASNSTVLLETVMLLVVDSTGKEIPARALLDSASMCSFMTNKLANTLDLRRSTVDIAVSGIGESSKQIKRQLTAKIRSTVTKYATELNFLILKRPTVCLPTVKIDVSAWKIPDVDLADPLFFIPADIDLIVGGEVYHELHGGSKISLGNEMPTLVETVFGWAVSGTAPINSSVTPRLCHLTTIDRDLEQSIERFWELESLLPSQALSAEEIKCEEVFSATTTRDSSGRFVVRLPLTSDPLVRVGESRSIAERRFQSLERRLKRDPATREAYVCFMADYERLGHMIKLTDPVDDSVPHCYLPHHPVFKESSTSTKVRVVFDASCKTSTGYPINDMQLVGPTIQDDLLSIIMRFRTHPIALVADIEKMYRQIQLHLDDCTYQRILWRQSPEEPLATFELQTVTYGFASAPFLATRALQRLAEDEVSRFPVATSVFKNDFYVDDCLTGAEDVESAVQLRREASALAVSAGLPLKKWASNVPEALRGIIPEDLAVSAIHSLQDDQAVSTLGLVWETRSDVLRFRVQLPLPAPVLTKRKIMSYIAQIFDPLGLVGPIITVAKLFMQRLWGLRTESGESFEWDRRLEGLHFFSDASEKAYGSCCYIRSECNGVVRVVLLTSKSKVAPLKSHHSIARLELCGAVLSVSLSEKVNRALKLPAEVFFWTDSSTVLQWLQSPPNRWKTFVANRVSKIVPTGPLKFTHTHSHLDGHYATTYHRTYTRTPRFITSLGLTKPVSTSGSQPECFGQSPSPPLRVGQPTLRAKLLG, via the exons ATGCCGAAAACCAAGTCAGACGAAAGAGTGGAGGATGCCATCATTCGCCGCAAGGCCATTCTGACAAATCTATCGGATGTTGAAAGATGTACGAGGGAATTCAACGTGGATCGAGATGTTGGGCGCCTTCAAGTTCGACAAGATCTAGTTGATCGGATCTACGACCAGTTCCAGAAAACGCAAACCGTCATCGAGAAGTGGGATGGACCAGATCGGCTTGAAATGCGTTTGGCTGAGAGATCGACCATCGAGAAAAGGTTTTGCGAGGTGAAAGCATTCCTTTTGAACAACATACCGGAAAGGTTGAGTAGTTCTACATCAGCAGAGCCGACCGCACCAACCAGCACAGCTATGTTTCACCTACGCCTGCCCAAAATAGATTTGCCGAGGTTCGATGGTGATTTTTCACGATGGTTGTCGTTCCGAGACACGTTCAAGTCCATGGTACACTCGAATCCAGATGTTCCATCGGTTGCAAAGCTGCAGTACTTGCTTCAGAGTTTGGAAGGCGAAGCCAAGAAACCTTTCGAGTCCGTAAACGTTGAGGCTGACAATTATCTTATCACTTGGGAAGCGTTAATGAAGCGGTATGATAACCAGCGGTACTTGAAACGACAGCTCTTCAGGGCAATGTACGACCTCCAACCTTTGAGGAAAGAATCTTCGAAGGATCTCCATGCATTGACGGATGACTTTGACCGCCATGTGAAGGCCATGGCTAAACTGGGTGAGCCGGTAGGTTACTGGGACACTCCGCTAGTGAATCTACTGTGCTACAAATTGGATCCAACGACTCTGCGAGCCTGGGAGGAGAAAACAAGCGACCTGAGAGACATCACTTACCAAGAGTTGATCGATTTCTTGTATTCTCGAGCGATGATGCTGAAGACGATCGTTTCAGAAGAGCAGCGCAACCTGCAAGCGATTCCAGCGAGGATGACGGGATCCCAACCGAAGAATGCGTTCCGATTAGTGGCCAATCCTGTTGCGTCTGATCCAAAACCCGATTTACCCGTGTGCGTAGTTTGTTCGGAACGACACCATCTATTTCGCTGTAGGAAATTCGCAAGTTTCTCTCCCTACAACCGACGGCATGTTGTCACATCCCATCGTTTGTGTTGGAATTGTTTCAATTCCGGCCATTTATCACGATCCTGTTCCTCCAGACACACTTGTCGTTTCTGCAATGGAAAGCATCATTCTCTCCTCCATGATGCGGTCAAGACCACCAACTTCAATTCGGTTCCGAAACCAACTTCGCTTTCATCGAGTCCGCCACTCCCAGCTCCGCAGCGCAATACCGCTCCTCCAGATGCAGATCCGCAACCATCAACTTCGAGCCAACAAGTCTGTATGACTGTTCAGGCATCAAACAGTACAGTTTTGCTAGAAACGGTGATGCTTTTGGTGGTTGACAGTACGGGGAAGGAAATTCCGGCGCGAGCGCTACTGGATTCCGCTAGCATGTGCAGCTTCATGACGAATAAGTTGGCCAACACTCTCGATCTTCGCCGTTCTACCGTTGACATTGCCGTTTCAGGGATTGGTGAATCATCCAAGCAGATCAAGCGCCAGTTAACAGCAAAGATTCGCTCAACCGTAACCAAGTACGCAACGGAGTTAAATTTTCTTATCCTTAAAAGGCCAACAGTCTGCCTACCGACTGTGAAAATTGATGTTTCTGCTTGGAAAATACCTGATGTCGACCTGGCTGATCCACTCTTCTTTATTCCTGCGGACATTGACCTCATCGTTGGCGGAGAAGTGTACCACGAACTTCACGGCGGCAGCAAGATTTCCCTCGGCAATGAGATGCCGACTCTAGTTGAGACTGTTTTTGGATGGGCTGTATCCGGAACGGCTCCGATAAATTCCTCCGTAACACCCCGGTTATGCCATCTTACGACCATCGATCGAGACCTTGAACAATCCATCGAAAGGTTCTGGGAACTCGAATCTCTGTTGCCGTCTCAAGCTCTGTCAGCTGAAGAAATTAAGTGTGAAGAAGTGTTCAGTGCTACCACCACTCGCGATTCGTCCGGTCGTTTCGTAGTTAGATTGCCACTCACTAGTGACCCCCTGGTACGTGTTGGTGAATCAAGATCCATCGCCGAGCGCCGCTTCCAAAGTCTAGAGAGGAGACTTAAGCGAGATCCTGCCACTCGAGAAGCCTACGTTTGTTTCATGGCCGACTACGAACGTTTGGGCCATATGATTAAGTTGACTGATCCAGTAGACGACTCTGTCCCCCACTGCTATCTACCACATCATCCAGTCTTCAAGGAGTCAAGCACAAGCACCAAAGTCCGTGTTGTTTTTGACGCTTCGTGCAAGACATCAACCGGTTACCCCATCAACGATATGCAGTTGGTGGGACCTACTATCCAGGACGATCTACTGTCGATCATTATGCGCTTCCGAACCCACCCAATCGCACTCGTAGCCGACATTGAAAAGATGTACCGCCAAATACAACTGCACCTAGACGACTGTACGTACCAACGCATTCTCTGGCGCCAAAGTCCTGAAGAGCCTCTCGCAACGTTTGAGCTGCAGACTGTGACGTACGGTTTCGCTTCAGCACCATTTTTGGCCACGCGCGCTTTACAACGTCTCGCTGAGGATGAAGTCAGTCGTTTTCCTGTTGCCACCTCAGTTTTTAAGAACGACTTCTACGTTGACGACTGTTTGACTGGTGCCGAAGATGTCGAATCCGCCGTTCAACTCCGCCGAGAAGCATCCGCTTTAGCTGTTTCTGCCGGTTTACCACTCAAGAAATGGGCATCCAATGTTCCTGAAGCGCTTCGAGGTATTATTCCAGAAGATTTAGCCGTATCCGCAATCCACAGCCTGCAGGACGATCAGGCCGTCTCTACGCTTGGACTTGTTTGGGAAACGAGGTCTGACGTTCTACGATTTAGAGTCCAATTGCCCCTGCCAGCTCCAGTACTCACAAAGCGCAAGATTATGTCGTACATCGCCCAGATCTTCGATCCACTTGGTTTGGTTGGACCGATTATTACCGTCGCCAAACTGTTCATGCAGCGTTTGTGGGGACTTCGAACAGAGAGTGGAGAATCTTTCGAGTGGGATCGCCGATTGGAAGGA TTGCATTTCTTTTCGGATGCGTCGGAGAAGGCCTACGGGAGCTGCTGCTACATTCGGTCCGAATGTAATGGAGTCGTCCGTGTCGTATTGCTGACATCGAAGTCGAAGGTCGCACCGCTGAAGAGCCACCATAGCATTGCCCGTTTGGAACTTTGTGGAGCCGTTCTGTCTGTCAGCCTATCCGAGAAGGTCAATCGTGCTCTCAAGTTGCCTGCCGAAGTGTTCTTCTGGACTGATTCCTCTACGGTTCTTCAGTGGCTACAATCACCGCCCAATCGCTGGAAGACATTTGTGGCTAACCGAGTGTCTAAGATTGTACCAACGG GGCCCCTTAAGTTTACCCATACTCACTCGCATTTGGACGGCCACTACGCTACAACGTACCATAGAACCTACACGAGGACACCCCGGTTCATCACTAGTCTCGGACTTACTAAACCAGTGTCCACATCCGGTAGTCAGCCAGAGTGTTTTGGTCAAAGCCCGAGTCCGCCATTGCGAGTGGGTCAACCAACTCTAAGAGCGAAGTTGCTCGGTTGA